Within the Nitratireductor basaltis genome, the region CCAGACCTGGGAGATGAAGGGGCGTTATCCGAAGATACTGGAAGACGAGAAGCAGGGCGAGGCCGCACGTCAGCTCTTTGCCGATGCGCAGGCCATGCTCAAGCAGATCATTGAGGAAAAGTGGTTCCGTCCGCGCGCGGTGATCGGGTTCTGGCCAGCCAATGCGGTCGGTGACGATATTCGCCTCTTTGCCGATGACAACCGTACCGAGGAGCTTGCGACATTTTACACGCTTCGCCAGCAGCTCAGCCGCCGCGACGGCAGGCCGAACTTGGCCATGTCGGATTTCGTGGCCCCGCAGGACAGCGGGCGCGAGGACTATGTCGGCGGCTTTGTCGTGACGGCGGGCATCGAGGAAGTGGCGATCGCCGAGCGTTTCGAGCGTGCGAATGACGACTACAATTCCATTCTCGTGAAGGCGCTTGCGGATCGTTTCGCCGAGGCCTTCGCCGAGCGCATGCATGAAATGGTGCGACGCGAATTCTGGGGCTATGCAAGCGATGAGGCACTCTCCAATGACGACCTGATCGCGGAGAAATATGCTGGCATCCGTCCCGCGCCCGGCTATCCGGCGCAGCCCGATCATACTGAAAAGGAAACGCTTTTCCGTCTGCTCGACGCGGAAAACCAAGCCGGCGTGAAGCTGACGGAAAGCTATGCCATGTGGCCCGGCTCCTCCGTTTCCGGCCTCTATATTGGCCATCCTGAAAGCTACTATTTCGGTGTCGCCAAGGTCGAGCGCGACCAGGTGGAAGACTATGCCCGGCGCAAGAACATGCCGCTTGAGGAGGTCGAGCGCTGGCTGGCGCCGATCCTCAATTACATACCGGCCAAGCTTGCAGCGGCTGCCGAATAGGGGCTATTGAGCCAGGCTTGAAAGGTGCGGGTCTCGCATCCAGTCGAGCCCCGCGCCTTTTTCATGCGCGAAAACGAGGGGGAAAGTCATGCTCTACGATCACCGCACTTATGTTTGCCGTCCGGGCACGATCAAGAAACATCTGGCGCTTTATGAGCAGCATGGCTGGCCGGTGCAGCGCAAGCATCTGGGTGAGCCGCTTCTTTATGCTGCGACCGAGACCGGTGACGTGAACTCCTATGTCCATATCTGGGTCTACGAGAGTGCAGGTGACCGCGAATCCAAGCGCGCGAAATTGCAGGCTGATCCGGCATGGCAGAACTATCTGAAGCTTTCTGCCGAGGCCGGCTACCTCATAAGCCAGAACAACAAGCTTCTGAAGCCGACGCCTTTCTTCGGCTGAGTGTCATCTGAACTCATCATATTTCTTTTCGCTTCTTCTTGCTCTAGTGTGCTGACGCGATGCTTCGCGATCAGACGTTGCATGGCCGGGCGCAGCTGTGCACTGGCTGCAATTTGGTGGATGAGGCGGAATATGAATGGCTGTTGGTAGCGGAGCCAAGATGAAAGTCAGTCTGTCGGCAAAAGTTGCTGCTGCTCTGCGTGACGAGATCGAGCAGGGCGTCTTTCCCGTGGGGGCGAAATTGCCCACGGAGCCATCCCTGATCGAGCGCTTTGCGGTGAGTCGCACGGTCGTGCGCGAAGCAATTGCCGCTCTTCGTGCGGATGGTCTGGTCGAATCGCGTCACGGCTCCGGTGTCTTTGTCCTGCAACCCCCGGCGCCTGTCGGGGGATTGCACCTTTTCGACGAGATGCATCGCAAGATTTCCGATATTATTGAAGAGCTTGAGTTGCGCGCGTCCGTCGAGATCGAGGCTGCGGGTCTGGCCGCGGAACGCTGTTCGCCAGCGCAGGAAGCCGACATCCAGGCCCAACTCGATGCTTTCCAGGCGGCATTGGAGCAAGGTAGGTCGACGGCTCAGCATGACTTCGAGTTTCATATGGCTGTAGCCCGTGCGACCAACAATTCCCGCTTTGAGGCTTTCCTCTCTCACCTGGGGAAGCGAACCATTCCCCGAAGCAAGCTCGCGGACGAGCAGGCTATGCGGGCGCTGCGCGAGAACCGAGATGTCCAGCTTCACCAGGAGCATGTTGCGGTTGCGGACGCGATCTATGCGCGCGATCCGCTCCGGGCGCGCGAAGCGATGCGGGTGCATCTTGGTGGTTCGCTCAAGCGTTATCGGGTGCTCGGTCGGTCGGCATCTGAAAAATAGTATGACGCAGCTTGACGAGTGGTCATAAGTCATCATATGACTTTGCCCAACAAGAAGGGCAGCATTGATGACACCTGAAAACATCCAATCACGCATTGCCAGCGGGCTACTTTCGTTTCCGGTCACGCATTTCAATGCGGACAACACGCTCAATCTCGACAGCTATTCCAGGCATATCGATTGGCTGTGCAAGCACGATGCCGCCGCACTTTTTGCCGCTGGTGGCACGGGCGAGTTTTTCTCCATGACGCCCGCCGAGGTGGTCGAGACAGTACGGGCGGCGAAATCCGCGGCCAGCGACATGCCGATCATTTCGGGTTGCGGCTATGGTACCGAAACGGCGAAGGAGATTGCACGCGGCGCGGAGCAGGCGGGTGCGGACGGGCTGCTGCTGCTTCCACATTATCTGATCCACGCGCCGCAAGAGGGGCTGTATCAGCACATCAAGGCAGTGTGTGATGTCACCGGTCTTGGTGTCATCGTCTACAACCGCGACAACTCGGTCGTCTCAGCCGAGACGCTGGAGCGTCTGGCAGAAGCCTGCCCGAACCTCATCGGCTTCAAGGATGGCACGGGCCGCATCGATCTCGTGCGGGAGATCACGGCACGCCTTGGCGACAGGCTCTGCTACGTCGGCGGAATGCCAACACATGAGCTCTTCGCCGAGCCCTATTACGGCGCAGGAGTCACCACCTATTCCTCGGCAGTGTTCAACTTCATTCCCGAGACAGCGCTCGCATTCTATTCGGCCCTTCAGGCGGGCGACAAGGCCACGGTCCAGCGCATTCTGGAAGACTTCTTCTTCCCCTTTGCGCGTCTTCGTGATCGCCAGCCGGGCTACGCGGTTTCCGCGATCAAGGCCGGCGTCGAACTAGCCGGTTTCCAGCCCGGACATGTGCGCGCGCCACTTACTGATCTGACGAATGAGGAGCGCGGCATCCTGCAGGCGCTGGTTCAGAAGGTTGAGAAAGGTCGCAGGGCTTCTGCTGCCT harbors:
- a CDS encoding NIPSNAP family protein, encoding MLYDHRTYVCRPGTIKKHLALYEQHGWPVQRKHLGEPLLYAATETGDVNSYVHIWVYESAGDRESKRAKLQADPAWQNYLKLSAEAGYLISQNNKLLKPTPFFG
- a CDS encoding FadR/GntR family transcriptional regulator, with the translated sequence MAVGSGAKMKVSLSAKVAAALRDEIEQGVFPVGAKLPTEPSLIERFAVSRTVVREAIAALRADGLVESRHGSGVFVLQPPAPVGGLHLFDEMHRKISDIIEELELRASVEIEAAGLAAERCSPAQEADIQAQLDAFQAALEQGRSTAQHDFEFHMAVARATNNSRFEAFLSHLGKRTIPRSKLADEQAMRALRENRDVQLHQEHVAVADAIYARDPLRAREAMRVHLGGSLKRYRVLGRSASEK
- the kdgD gene encoding 5-dehydro-4-deoxyglucarate dehydratase; the encoded protein is MTPENIQSRIASGLLSFPVTHFNADNTLNLDSYSRHIDWLCKHDAAALFAAGGTGEFFSMTPAEVVETVRAAKSAASDMPIISGCGYGTETAKEIARGAEQAGADGLLLLPHYLIHAPQEGLYQHIKAVCDVTGLGVIVYNRDNSVVSAETLERLAEACPNLIGFKDGTGRIDLVREITARLGDRLCYVGGMPTHELFAEPYYGAGVTTYSSAVFNFIPETALAFYSALQAGDKATVQRILEDFFFPFARLRDRQPGYAVSAIKAGVELAGFQPGHVRAPLTDLTNEERGILQALVQKVEKGRRASAA